One region of Dokdonia sp. 4H-3-7-5 genomic DNA includes:
- a CDS encoding response regulator: MKQIDIACIIDDDPIFVFGAQRLMKMSNFCKGFLIFHDGEQALNHLAPVLRGTVESAIPDVILLDINMPILDGWQFLDGIITIKVIKKITIFIVTSSIDPRDKEKAKSYSNVKNFIVKPITQDKLNDLMSQMEG; this comes from the coding sequence ATGAAGCAAATAGACATAGCCTGCATAATAGATGATGACCCAATCTTTGTTTTTGGTGCACAACGACTAATGAAAATGAGTAACTTCTGTAAGGGGTTTTTAATTTTTCATGATGGAGAACAAGCGCTCAATCACCTTGCTCCGGTATTGAGAGGTACTGTAGAGTCTGCAATTCCAGATGTAATACTGTTAGACATAAACATGCCTATTCTGGATGGGTGGCAATTTTTAGACGGTATTATTACAATAAAGGTGATTAAGAAAATTACCATCTTTATTGTCACAAGTTCTATAGACCCTAGAGATAAGGAAAAAGCCAAGTCCTATAGTAACGTAAAAAACTTCATTGTTAAGCCCATTACTCAAGATAAGCTCAACGATTTGATGTCGCAAATGGAAGGTTGA
- a CDS encoding PAS domain-containing sensor histidine kinase has product MKIFTSPASLFPSFDENASLLLQEAASIGMWEFNVGEEKVYWSAGTKEIHGVSSDFQPNLTQAIKFYKEGYHREKIQRDFEDAMSNSKKFDGHYLIMTATGKEKWVRSVGVPVLEKGKCVKLYGVFQDIDFQKKAQLELKQKEQKFRKTFTNAPNGVALVSLVGNWIQVNPQVSKIFGYTVDEFNTLKLHDLNYPGDVPINEILTDQLLSGDIENYQAERRFVHKTGKTIWGLLSVSLVKSEMSDPDYYICQITDITSLKNAKHRIEDLLSKTEGQNEKLLNFKHIVSHNLRSHTSNLDMLLTFLKQDIPKIEESSVFQMLENAFGNLEETIENLSEVSSFENVTSEDFVEINIVQIIDKTLASLNTLFHEVGGSVKVEIPAELRVMGIPEYLRSIFLNILSNTITYRREDTCLKVVISTSQNDDYTIIHFKDNGLGIDLDLHGNKIFGLYKTFHRNESSRGLGLYIVKNQIEALGGCVKVESTVGEGSTFKIYLKR; this is encoded by the coding sequence ATGAAAATTTTTACTTCCCCTGCTTCGTTATTTCCATCATTTGATGAGAACGCATCTTTGTTATTACAAGAAGCGGCATCTATTGGTATGTGGGAGTTTAATGTGGGAGAAGAAAAGGTGTACTGGAGTGCAGGTACAAAAGAAATACACGGGGTTTCTAGTGACTTCCAGCCCAACCTTACTCAGGCTATAAAATTTTATAAAGAGGGTTATCACCGAGAAAAAATACAGCGAGATTTTGAAGATGCTATGTCTAACTCAAAAAAATTTGATGGGCATTATTTAATTATGACTGCTACTGGTAAAGAAAAATGGGTCCGATCTGTCGGGGTTCCTGTTCTTGAAAAGGGAAAATGTGTCAAATTATATGGTGTTTTTCAAGATATTGATTTTCAAAAAAAGGCGCAGTTAGAGCTCAAGCAAAAAGAGCAAAAGTTTAGGAAAACTTTTACTAACGCTCCTAATGGAGTTGCGTTGGTTTCTTTAGTAGGAAATTGGATACAAGTTAACCCTCAGGTTTCTAAGATTTTTGGGTATACAGTAGATGAATTTAATACGTTAAAGCTTCATGATTTGAATTATCCAGGAGATGTTCCTATCAATGAAATTCTCACAGACCAACTACTGTCTGGAGACATAGAAAATTATCAAGCGGAGAGACGCTTTGTACATAAAACAGGTAAAACTATATGGGGATTGCTTTCAGTTTCATTAGTGAAATCTGAGATGTCGGATCCAGATTATTACATATGCCAGATTACAGATATAACATCTCTTAAAAATGCAAAGCATAGAATTGAAGATCTTTTAAGTAAAACAGAAGGACAAAATGAAAAATTATTAAATTTTAAACACATTGTTTCTCATAATCTACGATCACATACGAGTAATTTAGATATGTTGTTGACTTTTTTAAAACAGGATATTCCTAAAATAGAAGAATCTTCGGTGTTTCAAATGCTAGAGAATGCATTTGGAAATCTTGAAGAGACTATTGAAAATTTGAGCGAAGTATCATCTTTTGAAAACGTCACTTCTGAAGATTTTGTTGAGATTAATATTGTTCAAATTATAGATAAAACACTTGCAAGTCTTAATACATTATTTCACGAGGTGGGGGGCAGCGTAAAAGTAGAAATTCCTGCAGAGCTTAGAGTAATGGGTATTCCAGAATACTTAAGAAGTATTTTCTTAAATATTTTATCTAATACTATTACCTATAGACGCGAGGATACGTGTTTAAAGGTAGTAATAAGTACTTCTCAAAATGATGACTATACGATTATCCACTTCAAAGATAACGGTCTTGGAATAGATTTAGATTTACACGGAAATAAAATTTTTGGTCTCTACAAGACTTTTCATAGAAATGAAAGTTCAAGAGGTCTAGGCTTATATATTGTAAAAAACCAGATTGAAGCATTAGGAGGGTGTGTAAAAGTTGAAAGTACGGTAGGTGAAGGATCTACTTTTAAAATTTATTTAAAACGATGA
- a CDS encoding pyridoxal phosphate-dependent decarboxylase family protein — MSTSLLKKAYDSSLFKEEGTDLVNQISQYLSDTTSGKSEKVITWTTPEDEYQFWKEYISSNHTTSDFFKTVIARSIRTHHPKYIGHQVAPTVPVSALATLLSAQLNNGMAVYEMGAASTALERLIIEQFAKVIGFDNGDGFLTSGGTLANLTALLAARRVMAEGDVWNEGHSSKLAIMVSEEAHYCVDRAARIMGLGSEGIIKVPADDTYKMRTELLDTYYDSAVAKGYEVIAIVGSAPSTSTGVYDDLEAIHAFAKAKKIWFHIDAAHGGAAIFSPKYKHLLNGADKADSIIIDGHKMMGTSALATAVIFKESTASYATFEQKAQYLWEKNEDADWFNLAKRTFECTKSMMSLRFYALINAYGVQFFDDFVTTLYDAGKDFAALVKKQEDFEVALDPVSNIVCFRYKASAGDVNLVNQSIRKALLEDGEFYIVGTSLRGEFYLRTTFMNPFTTTKHTERLLDVIREIAIRIS, encoded by the coding sequence ATGAGTACATCCCTATTAAAAAAAGCATACGATAGCTCACTCTTTAAAGAAGAAGGAACAGATCTAGTAAATCAGATATCTCAATACTTGTCTGACACTACCTCGGGAAAATCAGAGAAAGTCATCACGTGGACAACACCAGAAGATGAGTATCAATTTTGGAAAGAGTATATTTCATCTAATCACACAACCTCAGACTTTTTTAAGACTGTTATCGCGAGGTCAATACGCACGCACCACCCTAAATATATAGGTCATCAGGTGGCACCTACGGTGCCTGTATCTGCTTTAGCCACACTATTGAGCGCGCAACTTAATAATGGGATGGCAGTATATGAGATGGGAGCAGCATCTACTGCACTGGAGCGATTGATTATCGAGCAGTTTGCAAAAGTTATTGGCTTCGATAATGGCGACGGTTTTCTAACCTCTGGGGGAACGCTCGCAAACCTTACAGCCTTACTTGCTGCTCGTAGAGTGATGGCAGAAGGTGATGTTTGGAATGAAGGGCACAGCAGTAAACTTGCCATTATGGTTTCTGAGGAAGCGCACTATTGCGTAGATAGAGCAGCTAGAATTATGGGCCTTGGGAGTGAAGGCATTATAAAAGTGCCTGCAGATGACACTTACAAGATGCGCACAGAACTGTTAGATACTTACTATGATTCGGCTGTAGCAAAAGGTTATGAGGTGATTGCTATTGTGGGGAGTGCTCCTAGCACAAGTACTGGGGTTTACGATGATCTAGAAGCGATTCACGCTTTCGCGAAAGCAAAAAAAATATGGTTCCACATAGACGCAGCCCATGGTGGAGCAGCTATTTTTTCTCCTAAATACAAACATCTATTAAATGGAGCAGATAAAGCCGATTCCATAATTATAGACGGTCATAAAATGATGGGTACAAGTGCGCTGGCAACGGCGGTTATTTTTAAGGAAAGTACGGCTAGCTACGCTACGTTTGAGCAAAAAGCACAATATCTCTGGGAAAAGAACGAAGATGCAGACTGGTTTAACCTAGCCAAAAGGACTTTTGAATGTACAAAAAGTATGATGAGCTTGCGTTTTTATGCTCTTATAAATGCATATGGAGTTCAGTTTTTTGATGATTTTGTTACTACGCTTTATGATGCGGGAAAGGATTTTGCTGCCTTAGTGAAGAAGCAAGAAGATTTTGAAGTAGCGCTAGATCCAGTCTCAAATATAGTGTGTTTTAGATATAAAGCGAGCGCTGGTGATGTTAATCTTGTCAACCAGAGCATACGTAAAGCATTACTAGAAGATGGAGAGTTTTATATTGTGGGAACCTCTTTACGTGGAGAATTCTATTTAAGAACCACATTTATGAACCCTTTTACGACAACAAAACACACAGAGCGCTTGCTTGACGTTATTAGAGAAATTGCCATTAGAATTTCTTAA
- a CDS encoding flavodoxin family protein — MKEKPDFSSLKALYINCTLKKTPHMSHTKALMDVSIDIMRAEGVTVEYLRFVNHDVAYGVYHDMTEHGEETDEWPEIFKKIEEADILVIGTPIWLGEKSSVATKLIERLYGESGNRNEKGQYYFYGKVGGCIITGNEDGIKHVAMSTLYSLQHIGYSIPPQADCGWIGEAGPGASYNDEESGAKNNDFTNRNTTFMTYNLLHLASMLKAQGGYPAYGNSRGDWDDGTRWNFENPEYR; from the coding sequence ATGAAGGAAAAACCTGATTTCTCAAGCCTAAAAGCGCTGTATATAAATTGCACGCTTAAAAAAACACCTCACATGAGTCATACAAAGGCACTCATGGATGTCTCTATAGATATTATGCGAGCTGAAGGCGTTACTGTAGAATATTTAAGATTTGTAAATCATGATGTTGCCTATGGCGTATATCACGACATGACAGAACATGGAGAAGAGACAGATGAATGGCCAGAAATTTTTAAAAAAATAGAAGAGGCAGATATCCTTGTGATAGGAACTCCAATCTGGTTAGGTGAGAAGTCATCTGTAGCAACAAAGCTTATAGAGCGGTTATATGGGGAGAGTGGTAATCGCAATGAGAAAGGTCAGTACTATTTTTACGGCAAAGTAGGAGGTTGTATTATCACGGGTAATGAAGATGGTATTAAGCATGTAGCCATGAGTACGCTTTATTCTTTACAGCATATAGGGTATAGCATCCCTCCACAAGCAGATTGCGGATGGATAGGAGAGGCTGGTCCTGGCGCTAGTTATAACGATGAAGAAAGTGGAGCAAAAAATAACGACTTTACAAATCGTAATACGACCTTCATGACATACAACCTATTGCATCTTGCAAGTATGCTTAAAGCACAAGGTGGATATCCAGCTTATGGAAATTCACGAGGTGACTGGGATGATGGTACTCGCTGGAATTTTGAAAATCCAGAATACAGATAG